The genomic region gagtgtgtgagagtgtgtgtgagagtgtgtgtgaggagtgtgtgaggagtgtgtgagagtgtgtgtgaggagtgtgtgagagtgtgtgtgagagtgtgtgtgaggagtgtgtgaggagtgtgtgagagtgtgtgtgaggagtgtgtgagagtgtgtgtgaggagtgtgtgaggagtgtgtgagagtgtgtgtgaggagtgtgtgagagtgtgtgtgagagtgtgtgtgagagtgtgtgtgaggagtgtgtgagagtgtgtgtgaggagtgtgtgagagtgtgtgtgagagtgtgtgtgagagtgtgtgtgagagtgtgagagtgtgtgtgaggagtgtgtgagagtgtgtgagagtgtgtgtgaggagtgtgtgaggagtgtgtgtgaggagtgtgtgtgaggagtgtgtgagagtgtgtgtgagagtgtgtgtgaggagtgtgtgagagtgtgtgtgaggagtgtgtgagagtgtgtgtgaggagtgtgtgaggagtgtgtgagagtgtgtgtgaggagtgtgtgagagtgtgtgtgaggagtgtgtgagagtgtgtgtgtgaggagtgtgtgagagtgtgtgtgtgaggagtgtgtgaggagtgtgtgagagtgtgtgtgaggagtgtgtgagagtgtgtgtgagagtgtgtgtgagagtgtgtgtgagagtgtgtgtgagtgctggcaTGCCTCTGGAACACATTTTGGTGTCACTGAGTTTCTGCACAAGTGCTTTACTGAAATTCCTCTGCCTCGGATTTGAGACTTTAAGAGTCAGATTTAAAGAAGATTATAGACTGTAGAGTACAAtgtccacaacacacacacacttacacacacacacacacacacacacttacacacacacacacacttacacacacacacacacacttacacacacacacacacacacacacttacacacacacactttcacacacacacacatgcttcatGTAAGATGTTGTGTTTCTGGTGTTCTGACACGGCTCCAGCTGCAGCAGTGTTTTATATGATTTCAGATAAACAGCAGATGTCCGTCTCCGGGGGGTTTGAAATGACCGGCCTTTCGGACAACCATTAACCCCAGAAATTAATGATTGTAGGATAgtggtttatttgtgtttgagtgatgtcaCAACACCGAGACTTCACGAGGTGTTAAGAAGGCCAGGACTCAGACGTGGCAGAGCTCGGGACAGAGAGACGAGTCGGCATGGGCTTCACGGATCTTCTGGAAGAAGTCGGCGGACTCGGACGCTTCCAGCTGATCCACATCACGCTGCTGTCCATCCCGGGCCTTCTGATGGCCTGTCAGAATTTACTCAATAACTTCACAGCAGGAATCCCTGCGCATCACTGCACCATCCCCAACCTGACCACCACTCTGAACCTGTCCACCTCTGAGGAAGGCCAGATCTCACTTCTGAGAGCCTTCATTCCCCTGGCTGAGTCGCAGCTTTCCAAATGCAGCAGGTACGTCCAGCCCCAGTGGCACCTGAGCCACACGAACCACAGTCAGGCGGTCAGTCCCAACCTGACTGAAGTGGAGACGGAGAGCTGCAAGGATGGATGGACCTACAAGAGGACGGAGTTTATCTCCACCATCGTGTCTGAGGTGCGTGAGCTGGTCGATTAGACCAGCGTTAATTCTCTAAACGTTCAGGTTGTTattgagtgtgcgtgtgtgtgtgtgtgtgtgcgtgtgtgtgcgtgtgtgtgtgcgtgtgtgtgcgcgtgtgtgcgtgcgtgtgtgtgtgtgcgtgtgtgtgtgcgtgtgtgtgcgcgtgtgtgtgcgtgtgtgtgcgtgtgtgtgcgcgtgtgcacgtgtgtgtgtgtgtgtgtgcgcgtgtgtgtgtgcgtgtgtgtgcgcgtgtgtgcgcgcgtgtgtgtgcgtgtgtgtgcgcgtgtgtgtgtgtgcgtgtgtgtgtgcgcgtgtgtgtgtgcgtgtgtgtgcgcgtgtgtgtgtgcgcgtgtgtgtttgtgtgtgcgcgtgtgtgtgtgtgcgcgtgtgtgtgtgcgcgtgtgtgtgtgtgtgtgtgtgtgcgtgtgcgcgcacgtgtgtgtgtgtgcgtgtgtgtgtgtgcgcgtgtgtgtgcgcgtgtgtgtgcgtttgtgtgagtgtgtgtgtgcacgtgtgtgtgcgtgtgtgtgtgtgcgtgcgtgtgtgtgtgcgtgtgggtgtgtgtgtgtgtgtgcgcgtgtgtgtgtgtgtgtgtgtgcgcgtgtgtgtgtgtgcgcgcgtgtgtgtgtgtgtgtgtgcgcgtgtgtgtgtgcgcgcgcgtgtgtgcgcgcgcgtgtgtgtgtgcgcgtgtgtgtgtgtgcgcgcgtgtgtgtgcgtgtgtgcgcgtgtgtgtgcgtgtgtgtgcgcgtgtgtgcgtgtgcgcgtgtgtgtgtgtgtgtgtgtgtgcgtgtgcgcgcacgtgtgtgtgtgtgcgtgtgtgtgtgtgcgcgtgtgtgtgcgcgtgtgtgtgtacgcgtgtgtgtgcgtgtgtgtacgcgtgtgtgtgcgtgtgtgtgtgcgcgtgtgtgtgtgcgcgtgtgtgtgtgtgtgtgcgtgtgcgcgtgtgtgtgcgtgtgcgcgtttgtgtgtgcgtgtgtgtgcgcgtgtgtgtgtgtgcgcgcgtgtgtgtgtgtgtgtgtgcgcgtgtgtgtgcgtgtgtgtgtgcgcgcgcgtgtgtgcgcgcgcgtgtgtgtgtgcgcgtgtgtgtgtgtgcgcgcgtgtgtgtgcgtgtgtgcgcgtgtgtgtgcgtgtgtgtgcgcgtgtgtgcgtgtgcgcgtgtgtgtgcgtgtgtgtgtgtgtgcgcgtgtgtgtgtgtgcgcgtgtgtgtgtgtgtgtgcgtgtgtgtggagagagagcgAGTCTGAACTCCAGCATGTTTAAAGGGTTTAAATAAAGCTAACAGGAGCGCGTGAGGAGTTCAGCACTCCAAGGCTTTAATCCTGCTTATCACTCTATACTGCTTTAAAACTGAGACAGATTTTCATTTCTGGATCTTCTGCCTGTGGATTTTTGTTCTTCtgaattgtttttcattttaaagcttGACCTCTGCTTGTTTCCTGACctttatataaaacataaaataaaataaacctgaaaCATGTTAGTGAAGCAGAAGCTCAGGTTGAGGAGGTCACAATCTCACAATCTGAAGGAGAGAAGAGGTTTAGATCTTCGTTCTTTTGCTCCTCATTTCTCCACTCAGGTCTGTGAGGATAAAAATGTCCTAGGGTCAAAGGTCCAGAGTCACATCAGCCTGTGTCCACATAGACTTAGTGTCCAGTGAGAAaaagtgtgttgtagtgtatcTTTATAGTATCACTCCTTCAAAACTCAACATGTAGATGATTGAGTTTTATATCAACAAAACTTCACCACCATCCTGATGCTTTGTTTAATAttcagcagctgtgtgtgtgtgtgtgtgtgtgtgttttcctcagTGGGATCTGGTGTGCAGTCTCCGCCCACTCAAGCAGATGAGTCAGACCATCTACATGGGTGGAGTTCTCACAGGTGCCATTATTTTTGGAGGGCTCTCAGACAAGTAAGTAAAGTCTTAGAGTTCCTCTCGTGTTCCTCTCGTGTTCTGGTGTTCATCTCAAGTTCCTCTTCTCCTGAAGGTTTGGGAGGAAGCTGTTACTCACCTGGTCATATTTCCAGCTGGCTGCACTGGGGACCTTCACTGCTTTTTCTTCATCGTACCTGGCCTACTGCACCCTCCGCTTCCTGACCGGCATGGCTGTGTCAGGGGTCATCCTCAACACGGTATCACTCAGTAAGTAACACctgctcttcatcatcatcatcatctgtggCAGTGAGATTAGCTGAAGCAGATGTTTGCTTTTCCAGCTGGACCTCATGCTGGTCAGTTATATAAGATGTTCCACAGAGATGGTCATCAGGTTCACTCAcactgctgctgagttctggattgTGATCGGTCAGAAGGGGTTAATAAATTCTTTATAACAGCAGCGCTAAGAGCCTCAAATTTCAGGACTAAGGAGTGATAGAGACCTTCGAACCTTCACTTCTGCCCCAGTCACGAGCTCCATCACTGTCATGTCCGGACGCCCCTGCCCCGTGTGGGCCGCGAACCCGGGCTTCTGTGGTAGTAGACAGAGACATAACGTGgttaaactaaaacaaaaccgAAACCTAAATTGACATGAAcatagcaaacaaaacaaaacttgaCATGGTCACCACAGGACAGCTAAACACTGACCGATAAAAACATGAACACCAGGATCCATATTTATAGGGATACACATTATGGTTAATTAGGAACAGGTGACACAACAGGATAGAGAACAATAGGCAGGGTAAAACACAATGGACACACATGAGCAGGCTTCTGAGGTTCGCCTGTCAGCGCCCTCTCCAGGCCTGgaagggaactgtccagctgttcctgacaatcACTCTCAGATCTgcagaaaaaaatcagacatttCATTTATACCAAAAAGGTGAACACCAAGAAGCTCACCATGAAGTTATATCCCTCTGATCTCCTGCATGTTCATGCTGATCTGGAGTACTGCTTCCTCCTGAGATAAACACTCAGGTGTAGAACATGACAGTTCTGTAGCACAGAGACCtttaacacacaataaaatcGTATTTAATAACCTGAGGGAGTTCATCATCAGGTCTGAGGAGACCATGCCTGCACTGTGAGGTGTTCTACAACCTGaaaatgaaagcattttaaTCAGTGTCATttctcacagtgtgtgtgtgtgtgtgtgtgtagaggtggaaTGGATCCCCACTAAGACCCGCACCCTGGTGGGATCGCTCTCCTCCTTGTTCTTCACCTTTGGTCAGATGATTCTAGCAGGAATAGCGTACGGTCTGAAGGACTGGAGAAAGCTCCACGTGGCTGTCTGCTCGcccttcttcatcatcttcctctacAGCTGGTGAGGACAAGCTCAGAGAGATGTTCCTTCAGTGCTAAGCTCCTTTATTGTAGATGTTCAGTGTTGAGGCTGCAGATGGAGCTTCCAGCTGGTGTTGAGTTTGTGTCTTCTGTTCAGGTGGTTCTCCGAGTCTGCGAGGTGGCTGGTGTTGAACGGTCGCTTGGCTGAAGCTCTGCAGCAGCTCCACCGTGTGGCCAGGATCAACGGCAAAGATGAAGCCATGGAGAAGATCACACTGGAGGTCTGGAGGACATTTACACAGCATGAACACAATCCTGACACACATTAATGTCTCCAGTTACAGCCCCGTGTCCACTGCAACACACCATACTGATGTACTGACCACTAGATAACGTCTACACGACTAGCTGCTGTAAtatcataatgtgtgtgtgtgtgtgtgtaggtgctgcAGTCCCACATGCAGAAAGAAGTACAGTCCAGTAAGACGGTGTTCACGGTGTATGACCTTCTGCGTACTCCGGTCATGAGGAGGATCTCGTTGTGTCTCATAGCTGTCTGGTAAACATCTACAGCATATTTCTCAATACCTCACCTCACTGttctcctgacctcactgttctcctgacctcactgttctcctgacctcactgcactgttctcctgacctcactgttcTCCTGACCTCACTGCACTGTTCTCCTGACCTCACTGCACTGTTCTCCTGACCTCACCTCACTGTTCTCCTGACCTCACTGCACTGTTCTCCTGACCTCACTGCACTGTTCTCCTGACCTCACCTCACTGTTTAACTGACCTCACTGTTCTCCTGACCTCACTGCATTGTTCTCCTGACCTCACCTCACTTTTCTCCTGACCTCACCTCACTTTTCTCCTGACCTCACCTCACTGTTCTCCTGACCTCACCTCACTGTTCTCCTCACCTCACCAttctcctgacctcactgttcTCCTCACTTTATTGTTTTCCTGACCTCACTGTTCCCCTGACCTCACCTCACTTTTCTCCTGACCTCACCTCACTGTTCTCCTGACCTCACCTCACTGTTCTCCTCACCTCACCAttctcctgacctcactgttcTCCTCACTTTATTGTTTTCCTGACCTCACTGTTCCCCTGACCTCACCTCACTGTTCTCCTCACCTGACCTCACTGTTCTCCTGACCTCACCTCACTGttctcctgacctcactgttcTCCtgtcctccaggttctccaccAGTTTTGCATATTATGGTCTGGCTATGGACCTGCAGAAGTTCGGTGTGAACATCTACCTGATGCAGTTAATATTCGGGGCGGTGGATTTTCCTGCAAAACTGGTGGCTCTGGTTATGTTGAGCTTTCTGGGCCGACGTTTAACGCAGGGCACATGTCTGCTCACCTCGgcctccatcatcttcatcaacatCTTCATCCCTAAAGGTGAGGTTCAGGTGGAGGTTATTATCACTTTACTGTAGAAAGTGATTCACAGAAAAATCCATTTATAACAAGAACAGAGAGAACATCTAAACTTCTTCACAACAGACATGCAGATCCTCAGGACGGTGCTGGCTGTCCTGGGGAAAGGCTTCACCTCCGCCTCCTTCACCTGCGTCTACCTGTTCACTGGAGAACTTTATCCTACAGTCATCAGGTCCAGCACACACCTGCTGAGATACCAACACCACTCCGAGTGTGGAGCTCTCACAGTCCtgtattcctcttacaccagcAATTCACAACTATTACTATATCTATATCAGCTACATTACTCTTCTGTTCTCTCAGCGGagatttattctctctctatcagctataaacactcatcccctcagcagtctctctttattctctctctatcagctataaacactcgtcccctcagcagtctctctttattctctctctatcagctataaacactcgtcccctcagcagtctctctttattctctctctatcagctataaacacttgtcccctcagcagtctctctttattctctctcttcagctataaacactcgtcccctcagcagtctctctttattctctctcttcagctataaacactcgtcccctcagcagtctctcttttttctctttctatcagctataaacacttgtcccctcagcagtctctctttattctctctcttcagctataaacactcgtcccctcagcagtctctctttattctctctcttcagctataaacactcgtccacTCAGCAGTCTctgtttattctctctgtctatcagctataaacactcatcccttcagtagtctctctttattctctctctattcagctataaacactcgtcccctcagcagtctctctttattctctctctctatcagctataaataCTCATCCCTTCagtagtctctctttattctctctctctatcagctataaataCTCATCCCTTCagtagtctctctttattctttctctattcagctataaacactcgtcccctcagcagtctctctttattctctctctctatcagctataaataCTCATCCTTTCagtagtctctctttattctctctctcttcagctataaacactcgtcccctcagcagtctctcttttttctctctcttcagctataaacactcgtcccctcagcagtctctgtttattctctctgtctatcagctataaacactcgtcccctcagcagtctctctttattctctctcttcagctataaacactcgtcccctcagcagtctctctttattctctctctctcttcagctataaacagtcatccCTTCagtagtctctctttattctctctctcttcagctataaacactagtcccctcagcagtctctctttattctctctctctctctcttcagctataaacactcatcctctcagcagtctctctttattctctctctctctctctcttcagctataaacactcatcctctcagcagtctctctttattctctctctctctctctctatcagctataaacactcgtcccctcagcagtctctctttattctctctctctctccagctatgaacactcgtcccctcagcagtctctctttattctctctctctctctctctcttcagctatgaacacttgtcccctcagcagtctctctttattctctctctctctccagctatgaacactcgtcccctcagcagtctctctttattctctctctctctctctctctctcttcagctatgaacacttgtcccctcagcagtctctctttattctctctctctctcttcagctatgaacactcgtcccctcagcagtctctctttattctctctctctctcttcagctatgaacactcgtcccctcagcagtctctctttattctctctctatcagctataaacactcgtcccctcagcagtctctctttattctctctctctctcttcagctatgaacactcgtcccctcagcagtctctctttattctctctctatcagctataaacactcgtcccctcagcagtctctctttattctctctctctctctctatcagctataaacactcgtcccctcagcagtctctctttattctctctctctctcttcagctatgaacactcgtcccctcagcagtctctctttattctctctctatcagctataaacactcatcccctcagcagtctctctttattctctctctctctctctctctctctctatcagctataaacactcgtcccctcagcagtctctctttattctctctctctctcttcagctatgaacactcgtcccctcagcagtctctctttattctctctctatcagctataaacactcgtcccctcagcagtctctctttattctctctctctctctctctctctctctctctctctctatcagctataaacactcgtcccctcagcagtctctctttattctctctctctctcttcagctataaacactcatcccctcagcagtctctctttattctctctctatcagctataaacactcgtcccctcagcagtctctctttattctctctctctctctctctctctctctctctcttcagctatgaacactcgtcccctcagcagtctctctttattctctctcactctctctctctctctctctctatcagctataaacactcgtcccctcaacagtctctctttattctctctcttcagctataaacactcatcccctcagcagtctctctttattctctctctatcagttataaacactcatcccctcagcagtcaacacactaatacacagcactgaccctggagactccttcaccacataaaacacacacacacacacacacacacacacacacacacacacacacacacagagaaatgttTCCTTACTTTAAAGCAACTTCACCATATGaatgattatactgagtgtgtgtgtgtgtgtgtgtgtgtgtgcaggcagaCTGGGATGGGTTTTGCCTCCACTATGGCTCGTATCGGCTCCATGGCAGCTCCAGTGGTTCTTTTCCTAGACGAGGTCTTTCCTGCGCTGCCCAGTGTAGTTTACGGAGCAGCGGCCATTCTCGCTGGACTCACCGCCTTTCTGCTTCCCGAGACTCTGAACGTAACGCTGCCCGACACCATTGAGGATGTGGAGGAGAAATGGTAAGTCCAGACGATCAGCAGAAGTCTGAGTGGGCAATATTATGAGAATAATAAGATTAGAATATGATTTTAATGAAATTCTAATCATCTGGTCAGTTTGGTGTGGTCACTCACCCTGAGTAAAGAACTCTCCTGTCCGATATCAGGGACAGTCAGCACTCGTTCCGTTGATTTTCAGGTCAAAGAAAACCCACAGGTTTCAGGAGCAGGTCCAGAGCGAGAGCATGACACTGGACACGCTTGGTCAGCCTGCAGAGGAGAGTGAGGACCGACAATCGAGTGGACTCGACGCTCTCTAACTTTTATTCACACTGATCCTGCGTCAGTCTTCAAACTTCCTGTAGCgtacatgaaatgaaaataaacagaattgaAAAATCACGCTTTCCTGTGTAACTGTGTTCCCTGAGTCAGGGAGAGTCGAAAAActcaagcaaataaataaataaagctcttTACTTTTCTCAACATACAGAACaatgaatattcatgaatacACACTCATCACGTGAGCTCCTACACATCCAGGTGTGATTACAGGGAAAGAGCTAGAACCTTCCTCAGCAGTGTCGTGGAGTCTGATAGAGTCGGAGGAAATGATCTTCACTCCTCGTGTTCACAACAAAAAGTGGAAGTTagttcttttcttcttctttttttaaaattaacttTTAAGAACTTTACCCTGACTTGTATCCTGAAACAGAGAGTAGAGAAGGACATGTGACACCCAGCTGGTTATTTCTGCATTAAAGGTTTTTAAAGGTCATTCCTTCTTTCATACTGGACAACTGACCTGTTCACTTTTATCATTCAGAGTAAAGTACTACATTCCACTCATGTGCATGAGATTCAAGGTCCGGTCCAATACAAGCACAAATCAGCTTTTCAGAACCGGAAGGTAGAGTTCTAACTGGATCATTAATTCGGATGTGTTGAGGTTATGGCTTATACATTTATTATGGTCTACAGGTTCcacatggtttttttttgtacatgtaagaaataaaaaaaatataacataatGAGTTATTTACCATCTcaaatgtttacttttattaatTTGCGTTAATTAAAAATCCTAGACTGCTTTTAATTTTTGGAGGGAATCATAAGAAGCCGCGgagacaggaagtgtgtgtgtgtgcgcgcgcgcgcgagcaCCGCTGCTTTAACACTCCCAGAACTTCCTGAATTTAGTGTGTCCATGATTTAcggatttttttcttcaccatgAACGTGAGCAAGAAACTTCTCATCTACTGTGAGTGTtgaatttatttacttttataatGAAGATTTCGATTTAAATTGAACATTAAATTAACTAACGAGTTAATATAGCACCAAAAAGTTCCAAATGAAACGGTGAgtagagaggtgtgtgttttggagctGAGGTGACTGCAGTGGGGTCAGTGaacataaaaaaatgagataatacTGAGAAGGGGATGAGaaagggatgagagagagatagagataagAAAGGGATGACAGACGGATGAACTCTGTTGTATATTTCGTTAACGTTGCTAATTTAACTACATTTCTCAGAATTCACTGTAACATTATTTTAACGGAAGCGTTCCGGTTGAAGTTTGTAGATATGAGAAACTCAGTAAAGAGAGCAGTCacgttaactgtgtgtgtgtgtgtgtgtgtgtgtgtgtgtgtgagatcttaTCCTTCATATACCGTTATTCTCCCGAAGATACAATAAACTCTGAAGTAATCTCTGAAATGTAATTGACCTCGTGTGCGCTAGCAGGCCTCACACACCGAGGAAGCCGTGAGCTCGTGAGCTTTCCGGTGTTCTGTCGAGTTTTGCTGCTTTGTCGAAAAATGCTGCCGTAGCACGAACCGTTAGCAGACTCTATCGATTTGCACTACCCTATCGAAAAATGCTACCGTACGGGTTCACGTGTCCAGTTGTGTATATACTTTAAAGGTATAACTCTTACAGTGTTGTGGCATATTAAAAGGGGCTAATTGTACTGTTAGAGTGCCGGGAGCATGTTCTGATACTTCATTATaagattattaattaaaatttcatGGGTAGCATGTCTCGATAGACCATGATCTCCTATCAAATAATGCTCCCAGTGTAAAATCACTTTATATTACACCAGCTCTAACACCATCTGTACTGTAAGAATATGGGGAGCATGTTTTGATATTTATACATCCGACTCCCTAAATTATTTTAAGAAGACACGGTAGATGAAGAAAACTTGTCTAGTTGtcttataaattatttaaaataatctgtTAATCAGTAGCAGAACAGTAGACCAGCTGTGGAcactagggatgccacaatactcaatataatattgaagcattcggtacgacctccacggttcaatacgcatGCGTGAACTGCGGTTTTTTCTTTAAACCAATAATAACCATgcgttttaaaataataataatgcgctatattactctctgtacctcctgtgtgtttattactctctgtacctcctgtgtgtttattactgttacgGCCCAAGGTTGTGCCggtgttcttttctctttctatctcttcctGCTCTCACCGCCTCTTAGGTTCCCCACCCCCTTGGAATCCCAGTCGTCAGCGGAGACATCTATCATCATTAACCTGTGTGACGTCACCGCGTTCGCTGCCAATCCCTGAGATCCGCGTCAGTTTAAAAGAGACGCCTGTGTGGACGCtcactttctctcctctctcttgtTTTTCCTTGCTCTCTCCCTTGCCtacctcacttcacttcactctgATCTACCGCCGGGAA from Hemibagrus wyckioides isolate EC202008001 linkage group LG18, SWU_Hwy_1.0, whole genome shotgun sequence harbors:
- the oatx gene encoding solute carrier family 22 member 6 isoform X2, with product MGFTDLLEEVGGLGRFQLIHITLLSIPGLLMACQNLLNNFTAGIPAHHCTIPNLTTTLNLSTSEEGQISLLRAFIPLAESQLSKCSRYVQPQWHLSHTNHSQAVSPNLTEVETESCKDGWTYKRTEFISTIVSEWDLVCSLRPLKQMSQTIYMGGVLTGAIIFGGLSDKFGRKLLLTWSYFQLAALGTFTAFSSSYLAYCTLRFLTGMAVSGVILNTVSLKVEWIPTKTRTLVGSLSSLFFTFGQMILAGIAYGLKDWRKLHVAVCSPFFIIFLYSWWFSESARWLVLNGRLAEALQQLHRVARINGKDEAMEKITLEVLQSHMQKEVQSSKTVFTVYDLLRTPVMRRISLCLIAVWFSTSFAYYGLAMDLQKFGVNIYLMQLIFGAVDFPAKLVALVMLSFLGRRLTQGTCLLTSASIIFINIFIPKDMQILRTVLAVLGKGFTSASFTCVYLFTGELYPTVIRQTGMGFASTMARIGSMAAPVVLFLDEVFPALPSVVYGAAAILAGLTAFLLPETLNVTLPDTIEDVEEKWSKKTHRFQEQVQSESMTLDTLGQPAEESEDRQSSGLDAL
- the oatx gene encoding solute carrier family 22 member 6 isoform X1: MGFTDLLEEVGGLGRFQLIHITLLSIPGLLMACQNLLNNFTAGIPAHHCTIPNLTTTLNLSTSEEGQISLLRAFIPLAESQLSKCSRYVQPQWHLSHTNHSQAVSPNLTEVETESCKDGWTYKRTEFISTIVSEWDLVCSLRPLKQMSQTIYMGGVLTGAIIFGGLSDKFGRKLLLTWSYFQLAALGTFTAFSSSYLAYCTLRFLTGMAVSGVILNTVSLKVEWIPTKTRTLVGSLSSLFFTFGQMILAGIAYGLKDWRKLHVAVCSPFFIIFLYSWWFSESARWLVLNGRLAEALQQLHRVARINGKDEAMEKITLEVLQSHMQKEVQSSKTVFTVYDLLRTPVMRRISLCLIAVWFSTSFAYYGLAMDLQKFGVNIYLMQLIFGAVDFPAKLVALVMLSFLGRRLTQGTCLLTSASIIFINIFIPKDMQILRTVLAVLGKGFTSASFTCVYLFTGELYPTVIRSSTHLLRYQHHSECGALTVLQTGMGFASTMARIGSMAAPVVLFLDEVFPALPSVVYGAAAILAGLTAFLLPETLNVTLPDTIEDVEEKWSKKTHRFQEQVQSESMTLDTLGQPAEESEDRQSSGLDAL